The following coding sequences are from one Streptomyces sp. V3I7 window:
- a CDS encoding dihydrolipoamide acetyltransferase family protein — MAQVLEFKLPDLGEGLTEAEIVRWLVQVGDVVAVDQPVVEVETAKAMVEVPCPYGGVVTARFGEEGTELPVGAPLLTVAVGQAAAEGETEGSGNVLVGYGTSDAPARRRRVRPTPLAAPAANGTSGADTMPARNNASRATGASVPTGPGGAATAVGNAPARVEAIQHDGPVPVISPLVRRLARENDVDLRCLAGSGPDGLILRADVEGAMRAGTTAATVTAAPSAVTAGRRIPLKGVRGAVADKLSRSRREIPDATCWVDADATELMRARAAMNAAGGPKVSLLALLARICTAALARYPELNSTVDTEAREVVQLEHVHLGFAAQTERGLVVPVVRDAHGRDAEGLTAEFARLTEAARSGTLTPAELTGGTFTLNNYGVFGVDGSTPIINHPEAAMLGVGRIVPKPWVHEGELAVRQVVQLSLTFDHRVCDGGTAGGFLRYVADCVEQPAVLLRTL; from the coding sequence ATGGCACAGGTGCTGGAGTTCAAGCTCCCCGACCTCGGGGAGGGGCTCACCGAGGCGGAGATCGTCCGCTGGCTGGTGCAGGTCGGTGACGTGGTCGCCGTCGACCAGCCGGTCGTCGAGGTCGAGACGGCCAAGGCGATGGTCGAGGTCCCCTGCCCGTACGGCGGCGTGGTCACCGCCCGCTTCGGCGAGGAGGGCACGGAACTGCCCGTGGGCGCCCCGCTGTTGACGGTGGCCGTCGGCCAGGCGGCCGCCGAAGGCGAGACCGAGGGTTCGGGGAACGTACTGGTCGGATACGGCACGTCGGACGCGCCGGCGCGGCGCCGCCGGGTCCGCCCGACGCCGCTCGCGGCACCGGCGGCGAACGGGACGTCCGGGGCGGACACGATGCCCGCGCGGAACAACGCCTCCCGGGCGACCGGAGCGAGCGTGCCCACCGGGCCGGGCGGCGCTGCGACGGCGGTCGGCAACGCCCCCGCGCGCGTGGAGGCGATCCAGCACGACGGTCCCGTCCCCGTGATCTCCCCGCTCGTGCGCCGGCTCGCCCGTGAGAACGACGTGGACCTGCGCTGCCTCGCCGGATCGGGCCCCGACGGACTCATCCTGCGGGCGGACGTCGAGGGCGCGATGCGGGCCGGGACGACGGCCGCGACCGTCACGGCGGCGCCGTCCGCCGTGACCGCGGGACGCCGCATCCCGCTCAAGGGCGTCCGCGGTGCCGTCGCCGACAAGCTCTCCCGCAGCCGCCGCGAGATCCCGGACGCGACCTGCTGGGTGGACGCCGACGCGACCGAGCTGATGCGCGCGCGGGCGGCGATGAACGCGGCAGGCGGCCCGAAGGTGTCCCTGCTCGCGCTGCTCGCCCGGATCTGCACGGCCGCCCTCGCCCGGTACCCCGAGCTCAACTCCACCGTGGACACGGAGGCCCGCGAGGTCGTCCAGCTCGAGCACGTCCACCTCGGGTTCGCCGCGCAGACCGAGCGCGGCCTGGTCGTGCCCGTCGTACGCGACGCGCACGGCCGCGACGCCGAGGGACTGACGGCGGAGTTCGCGCGGCTCACCGAGGCCGCACGGTCCGGGACCCTGACCCCGGCGGAACTCACCGGCGGGACCTTCACGTTGAACAACTACGGAGTGTTCGGCGTCGACGGCTCCACCCCGATCATCAACCACCCCGAAGCGGCCATGCTCGGTGTCGGCCGCATCGTCCCCAAGCCCTGGGTGCACGAGGGCGAGCTGGCCGTGCGCCAGGTCGTCCAGCTCTCGCTCACCTTCGACCACCGGGTGTGCGACGGCGGCACCGCGGGAGGCTTCCTGCGGTACGTGGCGGACTGCGTGGAACAGCCGGCGGTGCTGCTGCGGACGCTGTGA
- a CDS encoding NTP transferase domain-containing protein, which translates to MSSHAPATPQTTEPYDAVVLAGGAARRLGGVDKPGVRVGGRPLLDRVLAACADARATVVVADPRPTARPVRWAREEPSGAGPVAALDAGLRHTTAEYAVVLSADLPFLDHATVRRLLTALADTGAEAALLTDADGRDQPLVAAYRTAALRRELAKLAGDSGALTGLPLRRLTGALALTRVPDPLASFDCDTWDDIATARARIREHGYVLDEWITAVKDELGIDLDVDTGLLLDVARDVAHGVARPAAPLTTFLVGYAAGQGEGGPTAVAEAAGKTGVLAQRWEEKDDADAESATHPDAG; encoded by the coding sequence ATGAGCTCCCACGCCCCCGCCACCCCGCAGACAACCGAGCCGTACGACGCCGTCGTGCTGGCCGGCGGTGCCGCCCGCCGGCTCGGCGGCGTCGACAAACCCGGCGTGCGGGTCGGCGGGCGCCCCCTGCTCGACCGGGTGCTCGCGGCGTGCGCCGACGCCCGCGCCACCGTCGTCGTGGCCGACCCCCGGCCAACCGCCCGTCCGGTGCGCTGGGCGCGCGAGGAGCCGTCCGGCGCCGGACCGGTCGCCGCGCTCGACGCCGGGCTGCGCCACACCACGGCCGAGTACGCCGTCGTACTCTCCGCCGACCTGCCGTTCCTCGACCACGCCACGGTGCGGCGGCTGCTGACCGCCCTGGCAGATACCGGCGCCGAGGCCGCGCTGCTCACCGACGCGGACGGCCGCGACCAGCCGCTGGTGGCCGCGTACCGGACGGCCGCGCTGCGCCGCGAACTGGCGAAGCTCGCCGGCGACTCCGGGGCGCTCACCGGACTGCCCCTGCGCCGGCTGACCGGGGCGCTCGCACTCACCCGCGTGCCGGACCCGCTCGCGTCCTTCGACTGCGACACCTGGGACGACATCGCCACCGCGCGGGCGCGCATCAGGGAGCATGGGTACGTGTTGGACGAATGGATCACCGCAGTCAAGGACGAGCTGGGTATCGACCTGGACGTCGACACCGGCCTCTTGCTCGACGTCGCACGCGACGTCGCCCACGGTGTGGCCCGGCCCGCCGCACCGCTGACCACCTTCCTCGTCGGCTACGCGGCCGGACAGGGCGAGGGCGGCCCCACGGCGGTCGCGGAGGCCGCCGGGAAGACCGGCGTGCTGGCGCAGCGCTGGGAGGAAAAGGACGACGCCGACGCGGAGTCCGCCACCCACCCGGACGCCGGATGA
- a CDS encoding molybdopterin molybdotransferase MoeA, whose translation MSAYGPGTGSAAAGAEDLDVEEALALVRDAKKPMAQKEPMDHQAGRDHAPGSGGAHARHKATPWPDAREIAARAARSGGRRAPVSVSLDDALGLVLAAPLDALTDLPPFDTSAMDGWAVGGPGPWEVRDEGVLAGHTRPESLTDGEALRIATGARVPGGTTAVLRSEHGRVDGQGRLHPTRDMRHGQDIRPRGQECRTGDQLLPVGTLVTPAVLGLAAAAGYDTLTAVPRPRAEVLVLGDELLTQGLPHDGLIRDALGPMLPSWLRALGADVVAVRRLGDDAEALYKAITSSEADLVITTGGTASGPVDHVHPTLERIGAELLVDGVEVRPGHPMLLARLKKDQHLVGLPGNPLAAVSGLCTLAEPLLRTLAARPAPEPYTLPLRDEVHGHPYDTRLAPVVLRGDHAVPLHFNGPAMLRGVAAADALAVVPPGGIGQGQEAELLDLPWAAAGIGVCFT comes from the coding sequence ATGAGCGCCTACGGCCCCGGGACCGGATCGGCCGCCGCAGGCGCCGAGGACCTCGACGTCGAGGAGGCACTCGCCCTCGTGAGGGATGCGAAGAAACCGATGGCACAGAAGGAGCCGATGGACCACCAGGCCGGCCGCGACCACGCGCCCGGTTCCGGAGGCGCGCACGCGCGGCACAAGGCCACCCCCTGGCCCGACGCGCGGGAGATCGCCGCACGGGCCGCCCGTTCCGGCGGACGCCGCGCCCCGGTCTCCGTGTCCCTCGATGACGCCCTCGGCCTGGTCCTCGCCGCGCCCCTCGACGCGCTCACGGACCTGCCCCCCTTCGATACGTCCGCGATGGACGGCTGGGCGGTCGGCGGACCCGGCCCCTGGGAGGTGCGCGACGAGGGCGTGCTGGCCGGGCATACCCGCCCCGAGTCACTGACGGACGGGGAGGCGCTGCGCATCGCGACCGGTGCCCGCGTCCCCGGCGGCACGACGGCCGTCCTGCGCAGCGAGCACGGCCGCGTCGACGGCCAGGGCCGCCTCCACCCGACCCGCGACATGCGCCACGGCCAGGACATCCGCCCGCGCGGCCAGGAGTGCCGTACCGGAGACCAACTGCTGCCCGTCGGCACCCTCGTGACCCCCGCCGTCCTGGGACTGGCCGCGGCCGCCGGATACGACACCCTCACGGCCGTCCCGCGTCCCCGCGCCGAAGTCCTCGTGCTCGGCGACGAGTTGCTCACCCAAGGCCTGCCGCACGACGGGCTGATCCGTGACGCCCTCGGTCCGATGCTGCCGTCCTGGCTGCGCGCGCTGGGCGCCGACGTCGTCGCGGTGCGGCGGCTCGGTGACGATGCCGAGGCCCTCTACAAGGCGATCACCTCGTCCGAGGCCGACCTCGTCATCACGACCGGAGGCACCGCGTCCGGGCCGGTCGACCATGTCCACCCCACGCTGGAGCGCATCGGCGCCGAACTCCTCGTCGACGGCGTCGAGGTGCGCCCCGGACACCCCATGCTGCTGGCCCGTCTGAAGAAGGACCAGCATCTCGTGGGCCTGCCCGGAAACCCGCTCGCGGCCGTCTCCGGCCTGTGCACGCTCGCCGAGCCCCTGCTGCGCACCCTGGCGGCCCGGCCGGCTCCCGAGCCGTACACCCTGCCGCTGCGGGACGAGGTGCACGGGCATCCGTACGACACCCGGCTCGCCCCGGTCGTGCTGCGCGGCGACCATGCTGTGCCGCTGCACTTCAACGGCCCGGCGATGCTGCGTGGCGTGGCCGCCGCGGACGCGCTCGCCGTCGTACCGCCGGGCGGTATCGGTCAGGGCCAGGAGGCGGAGCTGCTCGATCTGCCGTGGGCGGCCGCCGGGATCGGGGTGTGTTTCACGTGA
- a CDS encoding NAD(P)H-quinone oxidoreductase has translation MHAITIPEPGGPEVLEWGEVPDPVPGEGEVLVDVVATAVNRADIMQRQGHYDPPPGASPYPGLECSGRIAALGPGVSGWAVGDEVCALLAGGGYAEKVVVPAGQLLPVPKGVSLVQAAALPEVVCTVWSNVFMVAHLRPGETLLVHGGSSGIGTMAIQLGKAVGARVAVTAGTQEKLDYCAELGADILINYREQDFVTEIKRATDGAGADVILDNMGAKYLDRNVQALAVNGRLAIIGLQGGIKGELNLAMLLGKRAAISATSLRARPLTEKAAIVAAVREHVWPLLESGHIRPVVDRELPMTEASEAHRVLEASGHIGKVLLIAP, from the coding sequence ATGCATGCGATCACGATTCCCGAACCTGGTGGGCCCGAGGTGCTGGAGTGGGGCGAGGTCCCCGATCCGGTGCCCGGCGAGGGCGAGGTACTTGTCGACGTGGTGGCCACCGCGGTCAACCGCGCCGACATCATGCAGCGGCAGGGCCACTACGACCCGCCGCCGGGCGCGTCGCCGTACCCGGGCCTGGAGTGCTCCGGCAGGATCGCCGCGCTCGGTCCCGGGGTCTCCGGCTGGGCGGTCGGCGACGAGGTGTGCGCACTGCTGGCGGGTGGTGGATACGCCGAGAAGGTCGTCGTCCCGGCCGGTCAGTTGCTGCCCGTGCCCAAGGGCGTCAGCCTGGTGCAGGCCGCGGCGCTGCCCGAGGTGGTGTGCACGGTCTGGTCGAACGTCTTCATGGTCGCCCATCTGCGCCCCGGCGAGACGCTGCTCGTGCACGGCGGCTCGAGTGGCATCGGCACGATGGCGATCCAGCTGGGCAAGGCGGTGGGCGCGCGGGTCGCCGTCACGGCGGGCACCCAGGAGAAGCTCGACTACTGCGCCGAGCTGGGCGCGGACATCCTGATCAACTACCGCGAGCAGGACTTCGTCACCGAGATCAAGCGGGCCACCGACGGTGCGGGTGCCGACGTCATCCTCGACAACATGGGCGCCAAGTACCTGGACCGCAATGTGCAGGCCCTGGCCGTCAACGGACGGCTCGCGATCATCGGGCTCCAGGGTGGCATCAAGGGGGAGCTGAACCTCGCCATGCTGCTTGGCAAGCGTGCCGCCATCAGCGCCACCTCGCTGCGGGCCCGGCCGCTCACCGAGAAGGCGGCCATCGTGGCGGCCGTACGCGAGCACGTGTGGCCGCTGCTCGAATCGGGCCACATCCGTCCGGTCGTCGACCGTGAGCTGCCGATGACGGAGGCGTCCGAGGCCCACCGCGTGCTGGAGGCCAGCGGTCACATCGGCAAGGTGCTGCTGATCGCGCCGTAG
- a CDS encoding bacterial proteasome activator family protein yields the protein MEMPRNERSPENPQVLVVGQDGMALGGGGDDDSREIPVTEQVEQPAKVMRIGSMIKQLLEEVRAAPLDEASRARLKEIHRSSVKELEDGLAPELVEELERLSLPFTDGTTPSDAELRIAQAQLVGWLEGLFHGIQTTLFAQQMAARAQLEQMRRALPPGVSLDEGDGQPGGRSGGPYL from the coding sequence ATGGAGATGCCGAGGAACGAAAGGTCGCCCGAGAATCCCCAGGTCCTGGTCGTCGGCCAGGACGGGATGGCGCTCGGCGGCGGCGGAGACGATGACTCCCGCGAGATCCCGGTGACGGAGCAGGTGGAGCAGCCCGCCAAGGTCATGCGCATCGGCAGCATGATCAAGCAGCTGCTGGAGGAGGTGCGCGCCGCTCCCCTCGACGAGGCGAGCCGGGCCCGTCTCAAGGAGATCCACCGCAGCTCCGTCAAGGAGCTGGAGGACGGTCTCGCCCCGGAGCTCGTCGAGGAGCTGGAGCGGCTCTCCCTCCCCTTCACGGACGGGACGACCCCGAGCGACGCCGAGCTGCGCATCGCGCAGGCCCAGCTCGTGGGGTGGCTGGAGGGGCTCTTCCACGGGATCCAGACGACCCTCTTCGCCCAGCAGATGGCCGCGCGGGCCCAGCTGGAGCAGATGCGCCGCGCGCTCCCCCCGGGCGTGAGCCTGGACGAGGGCGACGGCCAGCCGGGCGGTCGCTCGGGCGGTCCGTACCTGTAG
- a CDS encoding protein kinase, translating into MAQTQRAQGPSDPEAAGGGMSETPELWGNGGLVGDGRYRLTRKLGRGGMAEVFAAEDVRLGRTVAVKLLRSDLAEDPVSKARFTREAQSVAGLNHHAIVAVYDSGEDKVNGQSVPYIVMEIVEGRTIRDLLIDAEAPGPEQALIIVSGVLEALAYSHQHGIVHRDIKPANVIITDNGAVKVMDFGIARALHGAQSTMTQTGMVMGTPQYLSPEQALGKAVDHRSDLYATGCLLYELLALRPPFTGETPLSVVYQHVQDTPVPPSRVAEAAPPELDGLVMRSLAKEPDDRFQTAEEMRGLIQYALQMLYDQGSHTGTWNTGPVDGHDGRRTPPGGFAGTNAMQHPMGASGTTQIPQPILPSGYGDDGGFEGYGNKGSGRGKLWIFAALALIAVVAGVALALNNTGNGKQHKGPAKPPASSQSAKDETASDSPTDESTEQNTDTSTEDTTGTGGGSDYTQEPSDPAYTPSETAPSEPTDEPSDPVTTEAPTDPGTTSQPEPTDPPTEPTGGTDTGGSGLPGVTGG; encoded by the coding sequence ATGGCACAGACGCAGCGCGCCCAGGGCCCGTCCGACCCCGAGGCGGCTGGCGGCGGTATGTCAGAAACGCCGGAGTTGTGGGGTAACGGCGGGCTTGTCGGCGACGGCCGGTACCGGCTGACCCGGAAGCTCGGCCGAGGTGGCATGGCCGAGGTCTTCGCGGCCGAGGACGTACGGCTCGGCCGTACCGTCGCGGTCAAGCTGCTGCGCTCCGACCTGGCCGAGGACCCGGTCTCCAAGGCGCGCTTCACGCGCGAGGCCCAGTCGGTGGCCGGCCTCAATCACCACGCGATCGTCGCCGTGTACGACTCCGGTGAGGACAAGGTGAACGGCCAGTCGGTGCCGTACATCGTCATGGAGATCGTCGAGGGCCGCACCATCCGCGACCTGCTGATCGACGCCGAGGCGCCCGGGCCCGAGCAGGCCCTGATCATCGTCTCCGGTGTCCTGGAGGCGCTCGCGTACTCGCACCAGCACGGCATCGTGCACCGCGACATCAAGCCCGCCAACGTCATCATCACCGACAACGGCGCGGTCAAGGTCATGGACTTCGGCATCGCCCGCGCCCTGCACGGCGCGCAGTCGACCATGACGCAGACCGGCATGGTCATGGGCACGCCCCAGTACCTGTCCCCCGAGCAGGCGCTCGGCAAGGCCGTCGACCACCGCTCCGACCTGTACGCGACCGGCTGCCTGCTGTACGAACTCCTCGCGCTGCGGCCCCCGTTCACCGGTGAGACCCCGCTGTCGGTGGTCTACCAGCACGTCCAGGACACCCCGGTGCCGCCGTCGCGGGTCGCGGAGGCCGCGCCGCCGGAGCTCGACGGTCTGGTCATGCGCTCGCTGGCCAAGGAGCCGGACGACCGCTTCCAGACGGCCGAGGAGATGCGCGGCCTGATCCAGTACGCCCTGCAGATGCTGTACGACCAGGGCAGTCACACCGGCACCTGGAACACCGGCCCGGTCGACGGGCACGACGGCCGGCGCACCCCGCCGGGCGGCTTCGCGGGCACGAACGCCATGCAGCACCCCATGGGCGCCTCAGGCACCACCCAGATCCCGCAGCCGATCCTGCCCTCCGGGTACGGCGACGACGGCGGCTTCGAGGGGTACGGCAACAAGGGCAGCGGCCGCGGCAAGCTGTGGATCTTCGCCGCCCTCGCGCTGATCGCCGTCGTGGCGGGTGTGGCGCTGGCGCTGAACAACACCGGCAACGGCAAGCAGCACAAGGGTCCCGCCAAGCCGCCGGCCAGTTCGCAGTCCGCCAAGGACGAGACGGCCAGCGACAGTCCGACCGACGAGTCGACCGAGCAGAACACCGACACGTCCACCGAGGACACCACGGGCACGGGCGGCGGCTCCGACTACACCCAAGAGCCCTCCGACCCGGCGTACACCCCCTCCGAGACGGCGCCCAGCGAGCCGACCGACGAGCCGAGCGACCCGGTGACCACCGAGGCGCCGACGGATCCGGGGACCACGTCGCAGCCGGAGCCCACCGACCCGCCGACCGAGCCGACGGGCGGCACGGACACGGGCGGCTCGGGTCTCCCGGGCGTCACCGGCGGATGA